The genomic segment TAAAACTAATCCCACTAATCCCTCTGGTATGCTTTGAGGAGTCATCAGTTGTAGAATTAACCAACCAAAACCGTAGCTAATAACGCTCATAACCGACGCTACGACAAATCTTCGTCGCTGACCAAACCCACCGGCGATGGTTAATCCCCATGCAGTTCCCAATCCAGCACCTATAAATAAAAGAATCTCCGAGCCAAAAATTATTTGAGAAATTCCCGTTGCTTCAAATAACCGTTCGGATAAAAATTGGGCTAAGTAGTCGTCTAGAGTAATTTGAGATGCTAAGAGAAATCCTGCGATCGCACCCAAGCTAGCACCAACTCCAGTTAAAATCATTGTCCACAGTGTATCCAGACAGGCTAGTATAACCGAAACAATCGTTTTAACTAGAAAAAAAGTCGTTTTGCCTGCAGCTTGAGTAGAACGACTGAGGGCTTTTCCCAGAGAATCCTCAACTTGAGACAGCAAACTTCCTGCTTGACCCAAGCCTTGGTGAACAGATTTTCCAATTTGAGACAAAACACTAGGTTGGGGTAATTGGGAAATCTTTGACAGTCGCTTTTTCACAATTGCCGCATTTGCCGGACGCGATCGCACATCCTCCTGAATCATATCATCCAGCAAATCTGCAAGTTGCGGGCTAACATTAACTCCACTGCGCCAAAACAGTTCTCCCGTTGCTGGATTTGCCAATTCTGTAAGAGATTTACCTGTCAGCATCTCAATCATGGTTCGACCAAGGGCATAAAAATCTGCAGGTGCGCCAACAACACCCCCAGCAATTTGCTCTGGAGGACTGTAGCCTGTAGAATACAGTCTAGTAGAAGAAGACTGATTGCGAAATAGATTGTAACTTACCTGTTTGGCTCCACCAAAATCAATCAGCACCAATCGATCTGCCTTAGTTCCCCCTTTATTGTGGGAAGACCTCAGCATTAAATTAGAAGGCTTAATATCGCGATGAATAATCTTGCGGCTGTGCAACTCCTGTAAAATGTCCACAGCTTGAGCCAGCCAATTTAACACCAAATCCTGCGGACACCCATGAGAATGCTGCTGAAACAATTCCTCCAGCGTTTGACCGGAAATTTTTTCCATTACCAAACAATGGAGTCGGCTCGGTTTTGATTGCGGAGAAGTTGTCTGCAAAGTCTCGATATGGAAAAAACCATCAGCCTCAACTTTTGGCACACCGGGATGTCTCAACCGGGCTAAAACTGCTGCTTCTTGAGAGAACAATTCTAGCGCCTTTGGTGAAGATTCTATCAAAACCTTCAACACCTTTTCTGTTTGAGTTTTGCAGTCCCAAACAGTATAAATCTGGGCAAAGCCACCAGAGCCCAAAGGCTGTAAAGGAATATAGCGGTCTAACAGCTGTAGCGGTGCGCCACAGCTATTGCAGAACTTGTTTCCCCAAAGCTGGGGATAAGGGCGAGGACATTCAGGGTTAATGCAATGAATTGCATTTTGATTTAGGTGGGACACAAGCGCTTAAAGACACAGCCTGACACGATTGTACACAATTAGCGCTTGGTTGGTTGTTAGTGTTAATAGCTATTAGCCATTAGCCATTAGCCGTTAGCCATTAGCCATTAGCTATTACCAAAAAGCTATCTCTGGTAAATTCAGGAAACTATCCCAGTTCTGACGCCCACTTTCTTCGTCTAAGACTTTGGCAACTTTGTTATAAATGTCTTCCGCCTGTTGCGGTGAATCTCCAATACTTGTTAACCCTAATTTTCCAAACTGCGAAAGACATCCCATCAAATGAAAAACCGTTCCTGTTTCGGTTCCCGTGTCAAAATGCAATCTGTGATGGGCGACAATATCCATTAGATCGTTTGGCATTAGACCCTGATAGCGATCTTTCTGTAGGTTGTCTGTCGCAACGTAGTATTTGGGACGCCCTTGCTGACTGTAAAACAATCCAGTTGAAAGATCGTACCGTCCGTTGGTTAGCAATTTTAAAGTCATAAACGGATGGGTTGTACCGCCTTTCCGCAGGTTAATTTCGATCGCTTGCATATCCCATTTTCCATCACCTCGGTCAATGGCAATAAAATCTACCCCAAATCTTTCCAACGCTCCTTTTTCTGCCAAACTTTTACCAATTTTTAACCCTATCTGCTGCAATTGCAGTCTGTAAGCTTCATCTGCGGGAAACCGACAGCCTAAGTATATTTGTCCGTCCGAGCCTCCTAAAATTTGATCGTGGGTTGAAAGAATTTCTACGTCTCCACTGGGAGTAATGCGTCCCTGGACGCTGGGAGAACGCTTGATTTCACCTTCCACAAAAGCTTCTACTATGGCTCCCAATTCAGGGATTCTTCCTGAAAAATTCTCCCAGGTTTCATTTTTCGCTTGAAAGCGCAGGGTCTCAAAGCTTTTTCCTAAGGCTTCGACTCGTTGAGCATAGTTCGCATCGGGGGGCGCTAAATGTTGAATAGGTCTTAAATCTAAAAGCGCATTTCCTTCCCCTGAAAATCCTTCATTTAACTTAACGACCATCCGTTTTAATGTCGGTTGGCGTTCCCACAAATCGGCTGCAGCTTCTGCTAAATCTGTCGAATTCCAAACTCTCTGACTTCCATCGGGATGGGGAATTTCACATTCTGCAAAAATTTGCCGACTACCACTTTTTGTTCCCCAAATTTGTAAATCCGGTGCAGCTGCGTAAAGCGGTACACCTAATTTTAGTGACAGATCTGCTTCGATTTCTGTCGCGTTGTAGCATACCATAAATGCTTTATCATGTCTTAAAGCTTGACGTATTCTTTCTATCAAACGGGGGCGATCTAGAATTTTTTGAGTTAAAGGTTTGACAGAAGCATCGTAAGTGGAAAGTAATAGCAAGCGATTGCGAGCATGAGAAAAGGGAATTCCGGGCAATAATTGCAAATAATAGTCAATAACGCTTGGATGCAGTGGTAGGGATGTGACGTAGATTAACCGAGTGCGAGGATTCCGCAAACGAATTAGCGAGAATAACAATCTTTCTTCATAATGTTCGCAACCATCAATTTTTCTCAATTCTCGTTGATCGATGCTAATAGAAGGAACGATCAAAATATCTGCATCACTGCTATCAAATAACTCTACCGTTTGCCAGCGATCGCGTAAAGTTTGTTGAAGGTCTCGAAATCGATCGGGTTGTTCTAAATACGAAGAAATACGATTGATTGTTTGCATAGTAGTAATTTGACTTGGTTCCATCCAAGCATTGCTAATTCTGGTATATCCTACAGAACCAATAGATGCGGAGACTGTGTACACTTCTTCATTCTTACGCTTTTTCCTCTCATGATTTATACTATCTAAAGAAGCAAGATTTAACACTCATATCTCAGCCGAAATGAAGAGTAGCGATCGTGACAGAGATAGGAAAGTACCAATAACAACTAACAAATAATAACTGATAACTAACA from the Tolypothrix bouteillei VB521301 genome contains:
- a CDS encoding peptide ligase PGM1-related protein; this translates as MQTINRISSYLEQPDRFRDLQQTLRDRWQTVELFDSSDADILIVPSISIDQRELRKIDGCEHYEERLLFSLIRLRNPRTRLIYVTSLPLHPSVIDYYLQLLPGIPFSHARNRLLLLSTYDASVKPLTQKILDRPRLIERIRQALRHDKAFMVCYNATEIEADLSLKLGVPLYAAAPDLQIWGTKSGSRQIFAECEIPHPDGSQRVWNSTDLAEAAADLWERQPTLKRMVVKLNEGFSGEGNALLDLRPIQHLAPPDANYAQRVEALGKSFETLRFQAKNETWENFSGRIPELGAIVEAFVEGEIKRSPSVQGRITPSGDVEILSTHDQILGGSDGQIYLGCRFPADEAYRLQLQQIGLKIGKSLAEKGALERFGVDFIAIDRGDGKWDMQAIEINLRKGGTTHPFMTLKLLTNGRYDLSTGLFYSQQGRPKYYVATDNLQKDRYQGLMPNDLMDIVAHHRLHFDTGTETGTVFHLMGCLSQFGKLGLTSIGDSPQQAEDIYNKVAKVLDEESGRQNWDSFLNLPEIAFW
- a CDS encoding serine/threonine protein kinase — its product is MSHLNQNAIHCINPECPRPYPQLWGNKFCNSCGAPLQLLDRYIPLQPLGSGGFAQIYTVWDCKTQTEKVLKVLIESSPKALELFSQEAAVLARLRHPGVPKVEADGFFHIETLQTTSPQSKPSRLHCLVMEKISGQTLEELFQQHSHGCPQDLVLNWLAQAVDILQELHSRKIIHRDIKPSNLMLRSSHNKGGTKADRLVLIDFGGAKQVSYNLFRNQSSSTRLYSTGYSPPEQIAGGVVGAPADFYALGRTMIEMLTGKSLTELANPATGELFWRSGVNVSPQLADLLDDMIQEDVRSRPANAAIVKKRLSKISQLPQPSVLSQIGKSVHQGLGQAGSLLSQVEDSLGKALSRSTQAAGKTTFFLVKTIVSVILACLDTLWTMILTGVGASLGAIAGFLLASQITLDDYLAQFLSERLFEATGISQIIFGSEILLFIGAGLGTAWGLTIAGGFGQRRRFVVASVMSVISYGFGWLILQLMTPQSIPEGLVGLVLGTVSLLSLGLGLRSHHIVYAFIAAFGTAIVFAFLVMLGFPTNIFNFFNSPSLTEILLPVIFFSFMGVVLSFWLGISHYLIVPGLRFLGWK